CGTTATCGCACCCGCGAAAACGACGCCGTTATCGATGCCTCGGGCGACCTCGACGGGGTCAGTTTCGAAGACCATATCGGTCTCGCCACAGCTTTCGCCCAACATCCCAAGCTCGGCCCTTGTCTGGTCGAAAATCTCTATCGCTACGCGGTCGGCCGCGAGCAAGTGGAGACCGAGGAGGCGCTGCTTGTGCGTCTGTCTCGGGACTTCACCGAGGAGGGCTACCGAATCCGCCCTCTGCTGCGCGCCATCGTCCTGAGCGACGGCTTTATAACCGCTCCATCCGCAAACCCGCTTGCCAATATCCAGCAAGCGACATCGGGCCCCTTGCCCGGAGGTGATGCATGAAAAATGAATTCACACGAAGGCGATTCCTGCGCGGAACCATGGGAGCGTCGGCATTCGCTCTCGGACTGCCACTCCTCGATATTTTCCTGAACGACAACGGCAGCGCGCTGGCTTCCGGCGCCCCGATGCCGAAACGTTTTGGCACCTGGTTCTGGGGATGCGGGATGAACCCCGAGCGCTGGGACCCCAGGCAGATTGGTTCGGGCTATGAGCTTTCTCCCGAACTCCAACCGGTGGCCGGCATCCGCGACGAGTTGAGCATCATCAGCGGCTCGAGTGTGCTGCTGGCGGGCGAAACGAATCAGGTCCACTACACCGGGATCATGGGCAGCCTGACCGGCGAGGCCCCGACCAAGCACGGGGAGTCGGACCTGCCTACGGTGGACGTTCTGATCGCCGACGAAATAGGCCAATCGACGCGCTTCCGTTCGCTGGAACTGGCCGCTACCGGTGTTGCCAAGCATAGCTACAGCCAGCGGAACCCAAGTGTACAGAACCCCAGTGAAATTTCCCCCCTCTCGCTCTACCAACGCGTCTTCGGTTCGGGGTTCCTCGACCCCAACGCCGCGGATTTCGCGCCGGACCCGCGAGTGATGTTGCGCAAAAGCGCTCTCTCCGCCGTTCTCGCAGATCGCCAGCAGCTCGACGCGGCGCTGGGGGCCACCGATCGCGCACGACTGGACGAGTACTTCACTGCCTTGCGGCAGCTGGAAAAACAATTGGAGCTGCAACTGCAAAAACCGCCCCCTCTGGCCGCCTGCGCCCCAGTCGACAGCCCCGAGAATGCGCCCGCGGGGCTCAACGTCGATAACGTGGTCGAGAACCACAAACTGATGGCCGAAATTCTGGCGATGGCATTGGCCTGCGACCAGACGCGAGTGTTCAATATGGTGTTCTCCGATCGCGCCTCAAGCCTGCATGCGCCGGGAAGTTCCGACACGCACCATACGCTCACCCACGAGGAACCACGGGACGCCGAACTCGGCTACCAGCGCAATGCCACCGACTTCATCCTGAAAACGATGGGTGCCTGGGCCACCTTTGTCGAGACGCTGCGAGCCGTACCCGAGGGCGATGGCACCCTTCTTGACCACTGCCTCGTGATGGCGCACTCCGAGACCTCCGACGCGAATACGCATAGCGTAACCGGCCTGCCCTTCATGATCGCGGGGCGCGCCGGCGGCAAAGTCAAACCCGGCACGCATGTCCGCACCATCGGCGACTCGTCGTCCCGCGTCGCGCTCACGATGCAGCAGGCCATGGGTTTGCGGACGAGTCGCTTCGGCGTCCGCCAGAACGAAACCGCCAAACCCATTACGGAGATCCTGGTCTGATGAAAAAAATAGCCCCGATCGCTCTCGGCCTCGCCGGCCTGCTTCTAATGTCCTGCGAAACCTCCACCACAAACGACAAAGGCGACGGCGACGCAGTATCCGCAACGACATCCGCCAAGGCTCCGGCGAATGAAACCCTCGGCTTTGTCATCTCGGCCTGGCGCGACGAGATTCCGCGCAACGTCGAGGGCGGGTGTCCGGAAGGGCTGAACATCACAGAAGCCGATCACTACAAGGTCGACATTCGAGACTACTATAAACGCGCCAAGGAGATCGGTATGGACGAGGCGTCGGCCGAGCTTTACGGCGGGGACGCCTGCAAGGATCGAACCTCACAACCTGACCCGGGCTATCGCAGCTTCGGCGGACCCACCACGATCGATGGTCTGGACCTCGACGGAAAAAACTCGAGCAAGGACAGCGGCGAGGGATGCGCGCACAACGACTTCGTCGGCCCGAACGGGGAGACCGGGATCGACAACCAGCATTGGCGACTGATGGGATGCACGTTGGGCTACCAACCCGACGGACAGATGGATCGCATGTGGGCCAGCGGGAATTTCATCAAGGAAGGCATCCCGATGCTGATCGAAATCACCGGCGTGGATGATCGTCGTAATGACCCCGAAGTCGAGGTCCGTCTGATGTCCAGCGGAGACTCCGTCTCGGTGGACTCCAACGGACAGGTGGTCCCGCAGCTCAGCATGCAGGAGCACCCCAACGACCGCTACCACAACACGCCCACCCGCGGACGGATCGAGAACGGCATTCTCTACACGGAACCGACCGACCTGTGGCTGCGCGTCAAGCAGCAGGTCATCGACGTGGATTTCCATTACCGGGACGCGCAGATCCGCGCCGAGGTTCTGCCATCGGGCGAGATCCGTGGCATTCTGGGTTTCTACTGGGACGGGGCAAACTTCTTTGATGCGATGAACAACCATAATATCGGCGGCCGCCATAGCGGTCGCATCGGAGCCCATACCCGCGGCTACGCTTGTGCGGGCATGCATTATGAACTCGATCGGGTCATGGATGGACATCCGGACCCCGAGACCGGAAAATGCACGAGCATGTCGACGATGATCCATTTTGCTGCCGTGCCCGCCTTCGTCATCCCGGCGGAGGAGGAGCAGGAGACGACAGCCCCGGCCCAACAGACCCGGCGCGCTGCCGATCAGGAGCAAAGCTGATGAACCGCTCCGGATTGTTGCTCGCAGCCATCTTCGCGGCAACCCTTCTCCCGGCGTGCGAACAAGGCGGCGGGGCTTCGGCCCCACAAGCAGAGCCCCCCATGGCGGCCGCACCCTCCGAAACTCTCGGATTTGTGATCTCGGGCTGGCGCGAAGCAATCCCCGACGACGTCACCGGCGGTTGTCCCGACGGCTTGAATATCACCGAGTTCGAGCACCTGGGCATCGACGAAAAAGCTTTTCGTGCGCGGGCCAAAGAGCTCGGTGGTTACGCAAAGGCCGAAGCGGAAATGCTTCCGGCCGATGCCTGCAAGGCACGCAAAGCGGTTCCGGATCCCGGCTTCCGCACGTTTGAGGGCCCGGCGATCGTCGCCGGACTGGACCTTGATGGCGAGAACACCAATACGAACGCCGGCACAGCCGCTTGCCCGCATGCTGATTTCACTGGCCCCGACGGGGCTACCGGCATCGACAACCAATACTGGCGGGCCTACGGCTGCGTCGCAGCCCACCAACCCGGCGGGCTGGCCGACCGCATGTATGCCAGCGGAAACTTCATCCGCGAGGGCATCCCGATGCTGGTGGAAATCACCGGCGTCGATGATCGTCGCAACGATGATGAGATCGAGATTCGCATCCTCTCCAGCGCAGATACCGTCTCGCTCGATGCCAACAACAAGGTGATCCCGCAGCTAAGCATGCGGGCGCATGAAGAAGCCCGATATCGCAACACGCCCACACGGGCCCGTATCGTGGACGGCATCATCACCAGTGAGCCGACCGACCTCTACCTGCGATTCAAACAGCAGGTCATCGACAATGAATTTTACTACAAGGACGCCCGGATTCGAGCCGAACTCCTCGACGACGGCAGCCTGCGCGGCGTCATCGGCTTCTATTGGGACACCGACAACCTGCATGATGTGATGAACAACCACATGATCGGGGAGAACTTTCATAGCGGCCGCATTGCTGCCTCCACCCGAGGCTATATGTGCGCGGGCATGGACTATGCACTCGACCGGATGGCCGACGGCCACCCGGATCCGGAAACCGGGAAATGCACCAGCCTCTCGGGAGCCAACCTCTTCGAGGCCATTCCCGCATTTGTCATCATGCCGGAAGCCTGAATTGCCCCCTACCACCTGCTTGTCCGCGCCCAAGGGGATGCGCTAAGGATCGGCGTGCACGAAGACGAATTACGAGAAGCATTCGAAGGCTGGCTGGCTCGCCGCAAACCGGAATTTGGCGAATTGAAGCTCGGGGCGTTCGAGATGCCCCAGTCCGGGTTTTCGGCCAAGACCGTTTTTGTTCCAGCGCACTACCTCGAACACGGACAGTCGCGCGAGACCAAAGTGGTCCTGCGCATGGAGAGTCCCGAGCCCGCGATTTATCCAAAGCAGGCCCCCGACCTCGATGTCGAGATCGATGTCCAATACCGCGCCATGGAAGCGCTGCACCGCACCGGCGCGGTCCCCCTGGCGCCATTGATCGGCTACGAAGCTGATCCGCAAATTCTGGGTACGCCTTTCTTCGCGATGGAGTTCATCGGCGGGCATGTAATGATCGAAAACCCGCCCTATACCGAGGCTGGATTTTTCGCCGAGGCCTCGCCTGCCCGCCGCCGCGAGATCATTACCGAAGGACTCTCGCTGGTTGCGCAATTCCATACTATCGACTGGCAAAAGGCCGGCTTCGAATGGTTGCTCGGCCCCGGCGAGGAAGGCTCTTTGCTGCGCCAACTTCAAATCTGGGAAGATTACGCCAACCGCGAACTGCAAGGCCGAGTGCACCCGACTCTCGCACTCGCCTTCCGCTGGCTCGCACATCATGCACCGGCGGACCTCACGGCCGGACTCAGCTGGGGCGATTCGCGTCCGGGGAATATCATCTTTGGTGACGACCGACCCCTGTGCATCACGGACTTCGAGAATATTGCCGTTGCGCCAGTCGGTATCGATCTAGGTTGGTGGCTGATGTTTGATCGAAGCCAACACGAAGCGGTCGGCATCGAGCGACTCGAGGGCGAACCTTCACGCGAGGAGCAGCGCGAGATCTACGCCCGAGCCGCAGGAATCGCTACCCCCGACACCCAATGGTTCGAAATCTTCGCAGGCGCGCGCTACGCCGCTATCGTGGTCCGTGTAATGAACCGGCTTGTCGAACGGGGCGATATGCCTGCCGACCATAATATCTGGATCGAGAATCCAGCTGCCGATACGCTGCAGCAGCTTCTGGATGTCTTCGAGATCACTGATGCCTGAGAGCAAGCCTCCCGAAGCATCCGGGGGCCACGAACTCGACTCGTTTCGCACCGGTTTACGAATCGCACACCCGCCCGACCCCGAGCAACTATCTCGGGAACGCGCGCAGTTGGCCGCGGTCGCGACGCAAGGCCTGCCCACCCGACTGCGCACCTATGCGTCACTGATCGGCCCCGGCTATCTGCAAAGCGCGATGACGCTAGGCGGGGGCACAGCGACCGCAGCCCTCTTCTCGGGCGCTGTTTTCGGATACTCGCTTCTCTGGGCCGCCCCCGTCGGCATGCTTCTGGGCGTGATCATGCTTGCAGCCGTCGCCCACCAGACGCTCTCCACCGGGATGCGACCGCTCGAGGCCATGCGCGTCTATGCGGGCAAACCCTTTGCTATTTTCTGGGCACTCGGTGCCCTGCTCTCCTCGGTCATCTGGCATTTCTCGCACTACGCGCTCGCCTCCGCGGTGGTCGTCGACATGACCGAAGCTGTGGGTTTCCCCGGTCTCCCGCCCATCGCCGCGGGAACGATCATCCTGGTCTGGGCGATCGCCCTGAGCTTTCTTTACGGGAGCTCCTACCGACTGGTCCGCATCTATGAGCGCATCCTCAAATATATCGTCTGGGGGGTGATCCTTTCGTTTGCGCTGGTGGTTGTGCGTACCGGGATCGAAGACCCCGGAGCCCTTCTGCGAGGATTCCTGAGCTTCGAGATTCCGGCCGATCGAAACGGGGTCGCGGCCGTGACCCTGATCGCCAGTACTTTTGCGGCGGCTGTCGGCATCAATATGGTCTTTCTCTATCCATACAGCCTTCTCGCCCGGGGCTGGACGCGCGAGTACCGGGGCCTTGCCCGTATGGACCTGTTTGCCGGCACTTTTCTGCCTTATGTGCTGGCGGCAAGCCTGATCACCATCGCGGCCGCCAATACGATCCATCTCGACGCCGCCTACGACGGCACCCGACTTTCCCCCGTACAGGCAGCCCAAACCCTCGGCTCGGTAATCGGACCGCAAAGCGGGCGTTTGGTATTCGGCCTCGGCATTCTCGGCATGGCCCTGAGCAGCATGACCCTGCATATGCTGGTGGCCGGTTTCGTTTGTGCCGAGGTTTTCGGCTGGGAATTCGGAGGCACCCGCTACAAACTCGCGACACTCATCCCGACGCCGGGAATCCTCGGCTGCCTCTATTGGAGCGATATCGCGGTGTGGGTGGCTATCCCGACCAATATTGCCTGTGGCCTATTGCTGCCTTTTGTCTGGTTGGGTTTTCTCAAACTCCAGCGCAGCCGGGCTTACCTCGGCGAGGACCGGCCGACAGGGACTCTGGCCACCGTCTGGCTGGTCGCCATGGCCGGCACCACGCTTTTCCTGATCGGATTTTTCGCGTGGTACCTGACCAACCATGGCGCCAGTTGGATCGCTTCGGTCGGGCTATAGGCCCGCCACGTCGAGCGAAGGGGTGGTTGGCAAATCCAGCGTGCTGATCATCCCGCCAGAATGCTCGCAGATCTCGGGAATGGCATTGATCACGCGCATGGCGGTTGCCTGCACGCCGCCCGAGTTATGGTCGCCATCCTCGCCGTGGACGAAGCATTCGAGTTGCACATCGGGGTTGCCCTTGATGATGCAACGATGCACACCCGCGCGCCCTTCGGGAGGCTTCGGCCAATGGCCGGCGCCATCCACACGCATCCGGTTCACATGCTCGGTGACAACGACCGGGCGCCCACCCGCCATTCCCTCGAGCGTAAAATGGACGGCCTCACAGGTGCCGGCCGGCACGTGCATCATCGGCGTATCGAAAGCTTCGTCGGTATACGCACGCTCAAAACTCTCGCGAATTTCGTCGATCTTGATCCCCAAACGGTCTGCGATCATATGGACCATGCCACCCCAACCCGAAGAGAGGACGCCAGGGATCTCCATTGGCGGCGTGTAGTCCGCCGGACGGCCGAAACCGAAGCTCACGCCGGTAAATTCCGGATCTTCATAGGTCGAATAGTCGCAGAGCTCCTGGCAGCGAATCTCATCGATCCGGCCCGCCAACTGCAACGCCGCGAGGGGAAGCACATCACCGGAGAAACCGGGGTCCATACCGCTCACGTAGATCGTGGATTGCCCGGCAGCACAGGCTTCCTCAATCGGTTGGCGCATCGTGGGGTCAGCATACGGCGGATAGACGAAGAAAATCATCGAGGTGGAGGCCACATTGATCCCCGCAGAGAGAATCCTCGAGAGCTCGGGAATGACCTCATGCGGCCTCGTCTCACCCTTGACGGTGTAGACGACACAATCCGGCTTCAGAGCGAGCAAGGCCTCTACATCGTCGGTCGCGTGAATCCCGGTGAGATCGGACAGGCCCGCCAACTCGGCCGCATCCTTGCCGATCTTGGCCGGGTTATGCGCGTGCACGCCCACCAATTCCATATCCGGGTGACGAATCAGATGACGAAGACTGTGGTACCCGACGTTCCCGGTACCCCATTGGACAACTCGATGACTCATAATGCTTTCCTTTTCTCTTGAGGCGGTGGGCTCTGGTCGTTCAACGTTCCAGACCGGCCGCCTTTGCTGCGGCTACAGTGCCGCTTCTGTCGCCCGGTTTCCACCCCGGAGGCTGAAAGATATAGCCGAGTTTATGGCGCCAGGAATCGGCCCGACCGACATCCGACCAGAGGCGGGAGAATTCCCCAAAATGAAGGTCTGCGTAGCTGGCGGTATTCACTTCTTGCGTGATGCCGTAAGCAACCGGTTCTTCATCCTTCAGTGGCTGAAGGGTGCCGAAAATACGATCCCAAAGAACGGTGATCGAGTTATAATTGGTATCCATGTAGAGCAGGTTCTTCCCGTGATGGACCCGGTGATGAGCCGGCGTCTGGAGGAAGCGCTCCAGCCAACCATAGCGCCCCTGCACCACCACCCGGTCGCTGATGTGGAGAAAACTCCCCCAAAGGACATCGAGCAGATTCAGCGCCACACACACCAGGGGCGGAACCCCGAAAAGCGCGGGCAGAAAGCCAAGGAAAATCGGGAAATAGAAAACCGATTCAAGAAAATGATGATTGGCCCCGACGAGCATATGAATCGAGCCCGGCGCATGGTGCGGCGCATGCAAACACCAGAGCAGGCGAATCTTGTGCGCGGCCCAATGCTGCACCCAATAGAAGAATTCGTAAACCACCCAACCATAGATCCACCAGGGCCAGGCGAGGGTCCCCTCGACGGGACTCAGCGAAGCCCCGAATGTCGCAAGCACCATGACGCCGGCGGCGAGTCCGAAAAGGCTCAGAAGCCCGGTCACAACGGCCGCGACCACTAGTCCGATGCCGCAGGCACCAGCTTCGCCGACCACAAGGGCACGGCGCCGAAAGCGAAGGAAACCGACCTCCAGCAGCAGATAGAGAAACATCGCCGGCAGCAGGACTGCGGTCAGTTGTTCCAGAGTTTTCTGCAGCTCGGATGGATACATGGATTCGGGGTGTTTCGAGACGCCTATTCTTTCATCCAGTGGTCCAAAAAGTCGAATCCGCGGGTCAAGGCAGCATCCCCGTAAAGATTTTGCGAAAAATGACCGTGCTCGGTCTCCACAAGCTCCACCGGAACTTTCAGTTCGATCAGGCGATCACGCAACTGGCGCGAGTGGTCCACGTCGACAATCCAGTCGGATTCGCCGTGATATAGAAAGACAGGCGGCATGCTGGCGCTGACCAGCAAAACCGGCGACGCCGCCTCATAGGCTGCCGGCACTTCCTCCTGAGACCCTCCGAGATGGTCCTCAACGGGTCCGGCATCGCCGAAGCGACGCAGGTCGGTCGGGGGAGCGCCCGCAACGCACGCCTGAACGACCGCCTCCGAGGGCGTGCAGTCAGAAAGCGAGGCCGCAAGGCTCGGCTCGGCGGCCGCGACCAGGCCCATCTGGGCTCCGGCCGAATAACCCCAAACCGCAATCCTCTGCGGGTCGACACCGAGAGAAGCTGCGTTCGACCGAACCCAGCAAATCGCGGCCAGCACATCTTGCTCGGGCTGGGGGTAGGGATGGTTTGGGCCGAGTCGATACTCGATATTGATGGCAACATAGCCTCGCTCGACGGCACGCACCGCAACTCTCTGGATGCGTTGACGATTCCCCCGGGCCCAACTACCGCCGTGCACGAGGACCACTGCCGGAGCCGGAGCCTTCGTTTTGGCCAGATAGATATCGGCGATCTGCTCCGCGAGCGGACCATAGGGCACGTCGCGCCGAATATAGGTCGGATCCAGATGCGCATCGGCGGGCTCGCGCTTGGAAAGACAACCGCTCAAGGCCATAAGCCAGGAGCATAATAACACGGCCAGGAAGAGACCGCGGCGATCACGCAGAGTCGATAAATGCGATAGGCCGGCCTCGCGAGGCGAAACCATGGACGGCGAAATCATGACCCCTCGCGCTCGCCCTCGCCTGCAGCCAGCTCATGACGAGCAAGTTTCAACAGACGGATCATTTCCTGACGAGCGCCATCGGCCGAGCGGATCTCCTCGGCAAAAGGAAGTCGGATCGGACGCGGCCCCTGCCCAGTTTCGGCCGACATTTCGAAGCCATATCGGTCCAATCCGGTCATGGTCGCCGCGCTGGCATCAGTTGCCCGCGAAAACGCATGACAATAGGCCACCATCGCTTCGGCATGATCCTCGTTCATATGCTCAATGACGCCGTCGGCGAAAGCTGCCGTCGGATCCGGCGTTGCGTCCCGCCAATCCTCGAGACTCACCCACGACATCCGTCCGTAGCCGCCAATATACCGGAGCGACGCCACTTCCAATTTCCAGAAACTGAAATCTCCAAAATCGATATAATAGGACGCATTCGGGTGGATCGCGAGATACGAGGCACGCGCCTTGGCTCGATCCTCATCCGCCACCAATTGGCGCGCTTCGCCCAGAAGAGTCACGCGGCCCCCCGCAAGCGGATCCGCGCCACCACTTTCGGCCACAAGAAGAGAGGCCCGACCGTCCAGCAGAAGATTTTTCGTGTGCTCGGCCATCGTCGAGATGAAAAAGATTGGATCTCCCGAATCGAGCGAAAACGTCACAAAGGACCCGTAGGGAAACCCGGCCGGTTCCTGCGCCAGCGTACACAGCGTCCCGGTCTTGATATTCGACACCAGTGTCCGTGCTCGCTCGCCGTGGGTCGGCGTAGGGACGTCCGGATCATAGAGAATATCGGCTTCACCCGAGGGGCGTGCGTGTGCGTCGTTACTCATCTCGAAAACTCCGGTCTCTGTTGCTTGGGGGCTTACCTTGGATCCTAGCCAAGCGGCCCTGCAGACGGCAAGAAGCAATCGTCACGGAGTTCGGTTTCGAAGCGCTAATCCCAACCCTCAGGTCGGCAGGACCACCATGGCCGTTCCCGTCGCATGGTCGCCCATTTCGTTGGTCACCTTGATCGAGACCTCCACCTGCCCCTGGTCATCCTGCGTTTCCAGTTTCAGGATCTCGCCGCGAAACTCGAGGTGATGACCGGGGATCGCCGGTACGCCGAGACGAATCCGGATATTGGCGACCCTCGCCCCCGGACCGGCCCAGTCCGAGAGAAAGCGGGCGATATAACCATTGGTCGTCAGGATATTCATGAAGATATCCGGCGCACCCTGCGAGATTGCAAACTCCTTGTCATGGTGGACAGGCATGAAGTCGCGAGAAGCCACCGCCCCGGCGACGATCATGGTCGCTGTCAGCGAAATATCCAGAGGCGTCACAGCGTCGCCAACTTTCAGCGAGGAAAACGAAATCGTTGGTTTCATCAGAGAGTCCCTCCCGGATTGAATTTCAAAATGCGGAAGAGTTGCCGGCCGACGACCTCGCCGTTCTGGTCGCGAAAGGTATTCACCCAGGACACGAAGTATCCCGTACCGATACCGGTCTGTTTTCTTTTCGAAACCGACTCCAGAACCGACTCGGAGGTAAGCCTCTCACCCGGCTTGAGATAGCGATCAAACTCCAACTCGGAGTTCGTCGCCAAAGTCGCCGCAAAACCCGCCTCGTCGAGAATATTGATCGGGTTGTCGGGGTCGATTTCCGTCGGGACACCGCCACGCTCGGCAATTCCTTCGAGGATCGGACGCGGCATGGTCCACGCCTGCAGCATGGCCGGTGGGGCCACCACGGAATCCAATCCGACTTCGGCTGCGGCAGCCGGGTCCTCATACACCGGGTTGCGATCATCCATGGCATCGATCCAATGGCGAATCATGGGGAGATTCACGTCTTCCGGGGAAAGGGTCGGGCCACCCTTGGTCAGAGGCTTCCCGATCCAGTCAGCCAATTGGTCCCATACGGGGTCTTTTTCTTCTTCGCTCATGGTCTCCTACCTCGGATGCTGTGCGGAGTTTTCAGGACATGCCCGTCTCCGGACACCGGTGCCGAGTAATATCGCAGAAAACGATCGGGACGGCACTTCCCGCACGACATCGCTTGCCCCGGTTTGGTCAGATGCAGTAGTTTCCGGGGATGCGGACGAATGTTTCCTTGATCGTGCTTGGCGCAATCTTTCTGGGAGCGTGCGGGTCTTCCTCGGGCAATACGCCCGCGCCTTGCGGTTCCGGCGGCCCGCTCAGCGGGCCTGGCGGCGAGTTCAACGGGCCCTATATGGAGCGAAGCTATACGGGCCCCGATGGCGTCGGACGCAGATGGCTGCTGCGCCTGCCCCGCGACTACGAGCCAGGGGAGCCGACGGATGTCATCTTCAACTTCCATGGCTCGGGCTCGAGCGCCGAGGCCCAGCTCGTCTACGGTGACCTCACCGAGCAAGCCGACCGCGACCGCATCATCCTGGTGGTTCCGGATGCCAACAAGGTCTTTCCCGATCGCAACAACGGGCTGGCCAACTATTGGGACAGCGCGTGGGAGGCGAATCTGCGCGTCCGCGACTTCGACGTCGATTACGTGCTGGACCTGGTCGAAACAGTAGAATCCGAGTACTGCACGGTCGACTTCCAGGCCACTGGCATGTCGGCCGGCGGGGATATGGTCTCGGCCCTCCAATGCCTCGAAGAGACGCCGTTCTCCGGCTTCGCCCCCGTCACCTATATGTATTATAACCAAGCCGAGTGCGGGGCAGCACCGCCGCGCCCGCTGATCTACTTCCACGGAGATGCCGACTTCGTGGTGCCCATCAATGGATCGGGCCCACCGTGGAACGATCCCCCCGTTTCCGAAGCCATGGCCGCCTGGGCGAACCACAACGGTTGCCGCGAAGGCCCTGTCGAGGAGCGCATCAGCAACGAGGTCCTTCGCTATTACTGGGAGGGCTGCGCGGCCGCGACCGAATGGTACCTGGTCGAAGGCGGCGGACATACCTGGCCGGGCGCTTTCGACGCAGGGCTGGGCTATACAACCAACGATATCTCGGCCAGCGAATTGATCCGGGAATTCTTCATCACCCACCGACCCTGAGGTACGCCGTGCAATTTGGAATCAATCTCCTGCTCTGGACCGACACCCCCTATGCGCCCGAGTTCCTGCCGCTTTATGAGCGACTCAAGAAGATGGGCTACGATGGGGTCGAGCTTCCGATGTTTTCGGGAAACCCCGAGGACTATCGCAAACTGGGGGAGCGCTTGCGCGACCTTGGGCTGGAGCGAACCGCCACCGTGATTCGAAACGAGGACGACGATCCAATCAGCCCCGATCCCGCCGTTCGGCAAACCGCAT
The genomic region above belongs to Candidatus Binatia bacterium and contains:
- a CDS encoding MaoC family dehydratase N-terminal domain-containing protein, yielding MSEEEKDPVWDQLADWIGKPLTKGGPTLSPEDVNLPMIRHWIDAMDDRNPVYEDPAAAAEVGLDSVVAPPAMLQAWTMPRPILEGIAERGGVPTEIDPDNPINILDEAGFAATLATNSELEFDRYLKPGERLTSESVLESVSKRKQTGIGTGYFVSWVNTFRDQNGEVVGRQLFRILKFNPGGTL